One Pyrococcus furiosus DSM 3638 genomic region harbors:
- a CDS encoding diphthine--ammonia ligase: MRERGVAFFSGGKDGLYALYLAEKEGIEVPYLLTLKTSIGLSPHWENLSSLKALAENMGKKLLTFDMKYGSKALAEFISSLDVDYIIAGDVFLEDHLKWINLLAEKAGIKSFEPLWGKNTLELAKEMLNAGFKYSIIAVDKNKLEKTWLGYTFSSTRDIEIFIYENPTIDPLGEGGEFHTITLSSPLFKDEFTLEKISVEESERYWWMRFRVVGNDIKNVRVKGHNSRKDG, translated from the coding sequence ATGAGGGAAAGAGGAGTAGCCTTTTTCTCAGGTGGAAAAGATGGGCTCTACGCTTTATATCTTGCAGAGAAGGAAGGAATTGAAGTTCCCTATTTACTCACTCTCAAGACTAGCATAGGCCTCTCTCCCCACTGGGAGAACTTAAGCAGTTTAAAGGCTCTTGCGGAGAACATGGGGAAGAAACTCCTAACTTTTGACATGAAATATGGAAGCAAAGCTCTGGCAGAGTTTATAAGTTCTCTTGACGTTGATTATATAATAGCTGGAGATGTGTTTCTGGAAGATCATCTAAAGTGGATAAACCTCCTCGCTGAAAAAGCTGGGATAAAGAGTTTTGAGCCTCTCTGGGGTAAAAATACGCTTGAGCTCGCCAAGGAAATGCTAAATGCTGGGTTTAAATATTCTATTATTGCCGTGGACAAGAATAAGCTGGAAAAGACGTGGTTGGGTTACACTTTTTCCTCAACGAGGGATATTGAAATTTTTATTTATGAAAACCCCACAATTGATCCACTAGGAGAAGGGGGAGAGTTCCACACTATAACACTTTCAAGTCCTCTCTTTAAGGATGAGTTCACTTTGGAAAAAATCTCCGTAGAAGAGAGTGAAAGGTACTGGTGGATGAGGTTTAGGGTGGTGGGGAATGATATTAAAAATGTTAGAGTCAAGGGGCATAACTCTCGAAAGGATGGTTGA
- a CDS encoding deoxyhypusine synthase, with amino-acid sequence MPKPKEYVLKKSEEIEGTKVEGPWLDDTKSLEEVVSLYTQIGFQATHLGKAIEIWRKIEEKREKGEEIRVFLGYTSNIVSSGLREIIAWLVKHRKVDVIVTTAGGVEEDFIKALKPFILGDWIVNDAELRKKGINRIGNIFVPNDRYIEFEKYMIPFFERILEIEREKGRPLTASEFIYELGRFMDEKLGKEKEKSIIYWAYRNEIPIFCPAITDGSIGDMLYFFKEERRDRELIIDIANDIVKLNNLAVTAKETASIILGGSLPKHAIINANLFRGGSDYAIYITTAVPWDGSLSGAPPSEGVSWGKIRAKADYVEIWADATLVFPILVWMVMKR; translated from the coding sequence ATGCCAAAGCCCAAAGAATACGTGCTGAAAAAGTCTGAGGAAATTGAAGGGACCAAAGTTGAAGGGCCGTGGCTTGATGACACCAAAAGCTTAGAGGAAGTAGTAAGCCTTTACACTCAAATAGGCTTTCAAGCAACTCACCTTGGAAAGGCCATAGAAATCTGGAGAAAAATAGAAGAAAAAAGGGAGAAAGGGGAGGAAATAAGAGTATTCCTCGGATACACATCAAACATAGTCTCCTCGGGATTGAGGGAGATAATAGCGTGGCTCGTGAAACATAGGAAGGTTGATGTAATTGTAACAACGGCTGGAGGCGTTGAAGAAGACTTCATAAAAGCCCTAAAACCCTTCATCCTGGGAGATTGGATCGTCAATGATGCCGAGTTGAGAAAGAAGGGGATAAACAGGATAGGAAACATATTCGTCCCAAACGATAGGTATATAGAGTTCGAGAAGTACATGATCCCCTTCTTTGAGAGAATACTTGAGATAGAAAGGGAAAAGGGAAGACCTCTAACTGCCAGTGAGTTCATATACGAACTTGGAAGGTTTATGGATGAAAAGCTGGGCAAGGAAAAGGAAAAAAGTATCATCTACTGGGCTTACAGGAATGAAATTCCAATATTTTGCCCCGCAATAACAGATGGCTCAATTGGAGATATGCTGTATTTCTTCAAAGAAGAGAGAAGGGATAGGGAACTAATAATAGATATAGCAAATGACATAGTTAAGTTGAACAACTTGGCAGTGACTGCTAAGGAGACTGCCTCAATAATTCTCGGAGGTTCACTTCCAAAGCATGCAATAATAAATGCAAACCTCTTTAGGGGAGGATCAGACTACGCAATCTATATCACCACGGCAGTCCCCTGGGACGGTTCCTTAAGCGGAGCACCACCAAGTGAGGGAGTAAGCTGGGGGAAGATCAGGGCAAAAGCAGATTACGTGGAGATTTGGGCCGACGCTACTCTAGTTTTCCCAATACTGGTGTGGATGGTCATGAAGAGATGA
- a CDS encoding metal-sulfur cluster assembly factor yields the protein MVTREEVLRIIKENTGKENIVESLEIEGDVIKIRFKEKIDDATLLEIYNKLRELEGIRQVEIGFVRETKDENLEITEEMILEKLKEVIDPEIGMDVVNLGLIYELKINPDKTVYIKMTMTTPGCPLTLWLLRAVEEKVLEIPGVRDVEVELTFDPPWTPDRMSEEAKKRLGML from the coding sequence GTGGTAACCAGAGAAGAAGTTTTGAGAATTATAAAGGAGAATACAGGAAAAGAAAACATTGTAGAAAGTTTAGAGATAGAAGGGGATGTCATAAAAATAAGATTTAAAGAGAAAATTGATGATGCCACTCTTTTGGAGATATATAACAAGCTTAGGGAGTTAGAAGGTATCAGGCAGGTTGAAATTGGGTTTGTGAGAGAAACCAAAGATGAGAACCTTGAAATTACTGAAGAAATGATTCTGGAAAAGCTAAAGGAGGTTATCGACCCAGAAATTGGGATGGATGTTGTAAACCTTGGATTAATTTATGAGCTAAAGATTAATCCTGACAAAACGGTATATATAAAGATGACAATGACAACTCCTGGGTGTCCTTTAACTCTCTGGCTTCTTAGAGCTGTAGAGGAGAAAGTACTCGAAATCCCAGGAGTAAGAGATGTGGAGGTTGAACTTACCTTTGATCCTCCATGGACTCCTGATAGAATGAGCGAAGAAGCTAAGAAAAGGCTTGGAATGTTATAA
- a CDS encoding phosphoenolpyruvate carboxykinase (GTP), with amino-acid sequence MMNEALKKLEELLDKDQFEKIKAINNPYLHSFLAEWIQWLEPSKVYVCTDSEEDEEYVRWKALYYGEERMLEMVRHTVHYDNYYDQARDKQNTKLLVPKGTNLPFLNTMDREDGLREIREIMKGIMRGKELFIGFFVLGPKNSVFTIPAVQLTDSAYVMHSEFLLYRKGYEEFKRLGPTKNFLKFVHSAGELDERKTSKNLDKRRIYIDLVDETVYSANTQYGGNVIGLKKLAFRLTIQRAVREGWLSEHMFLMRVNGPNGRKTYFTGAYPSMCGKTSTAMIPWENIVGDDLVFIKNLDGVARAVNVEIGVFGIIEGINQKDDPIIWQVLHSPVEIIFSNVLVKDGKPYWNGMGIEIPDEGENHSGKWWRGKRDAEGKEIPPSHKNARFTVRLEAFPNLDREALENPCGVEVGGMIFGGRDPDTWPPVRESFNWDHGVITMGAALESETTAATLGKEGVRAFNPMSILDFLSVHIGDYLRNYLEFGRKLKKTPKIFAVNYFLRENGQWLNEKLDKAVWLKWMELRVHNDVGAIETPIGYIPRYEDLKVLFRQVLNKDYSREDYEKQFKIRVPELLAKIDRIWKIYEPIDNIPEELFQELEKERKRILEAREKYGDYISPFALEK; translated from the coding sequence ATGATGAATGAGGCTCTTAAAAAATTGGAAGAATTGCTCGATAAAGACCAGTTTGAGAAAATTAAAGCAATTAACAATCCCTACCTACACTCATTTTTGGCTGAGTGGATACAGTGGCTAGAGCCAAGTAAGGTTTACGTTTGTACGGATAGCGAAGAAGATGAAGAATACGTTAGATGGAAGGCCTTGTATTATGGAGAAGAGAGAATGCTCGAAATGGTGAGGCATACTGTCCACTACGACAACTATTATGATCAAGCTAGGGATAAACAAAATACAAAGCTTCTGGTTCCAAAAGGTACAAATTTGCCTTTCTTAAATACGATGGATAGGGAAGATGGGCTTAGGGAAATTAGAGAGATAATGAAAGGTATAATGAGAGGAAAGGAGCTCTTTATAGGATTCTTTGTTCTAGGCCCCAAAAACTCAGTTTTTACTATTCCAGCTGTTCAGCTTACTGATTCTGCATATGTCATGCACTCAGAATTCCTCCTCTATAGAAAGGGGTATGAAGAATTCAAGAGGCTTGGTCCAACTAAGAACTTCCTAAAGTTTGTTCACTCTGCTGGCGAGCTGGATGAAAGGAAGACGAGCAAAAACCTTGACAAGAGGAGAATCTACATCGACTTAGTTGATGAGACAGTTTACTCAGCAAACACTCAATATGGTGGAAATGTCATTGGCCTAAAAAAGTTGGCCTTCAGGCTAACCATCCAAAGGGCAGTTCGTGAGGGATGGCTAAGCGAGCACATGTTCCTCATGAGAGTTAATGGCCCGAATGGAAGGAAAACTTACTTCACTGGAGCCTATCCCAGCATGTGTGGAAAGACCTCAACGGCAATGATTCCCTGGGAGAACATAGTTGGCGATGACCTAGTATTCATAAAGAACTTGGATGGAGTTGCTAGGGCTGTAAACGTTGAGATTGGGGTATTCGGAATAATAGAGGGAATAAACCAGAAGGATGATCCAATAATATGGCAAGTTCTACACTCCCCAGTTGAGATAATATTCTCTAACGTCCTCGTTAAGGATGGGAAGCCGTACTGGAATGGCATGGGGATAGAGATTCCTGATGAGGGAGAGAACCACAGCGGAAAGTGGTGGAGAGGAAAGAGAGACGCTGAAGGTAAGGAAATACCCCCAAGCCACAAGAATGCTCGCTTTACCGTAAGGCTTGAGGCTTTCCCCAACTTGGATAGGGAGGCATTGGAAAATCCATGTGGAGTTGAAGTTGGTGGGATGATATTTGGTGGAAGGGATCCAGATACATGGCCGCCGGTGAGGGAATCTTTCAATTGGGACCATGGGGTTATAACAATGGGTGCAGCTCTGGAGAGTGAAACAACCGCAGCAACCCTGGGTAAAGAAGGTGTAAGGGCTTTCAACCCAATGTCAATCCTTGACTTTCTCAGCGTTCACATAGGAGATTACTTGAGGAACTATTTGGAGTTTGGAAGGAAGCTCAAGAAGACACCAAAAATATTTGCAGTGAACTACTTCCTAAGGGAGAATGGCCAATGGCTCAATGAAAAGTTGGACAAGGCTGTGTGGCTTAAGTGGATGGAGCTGAGGGTTCACAACGATGTTGGGGCTATTGAAACTCCTATAGGTTATATACCCAGGTACGAGGATTTAAAGGTGCTGTTTAGGCAGGTTCTCAACAAAGATTATTCAAGGGAGGACTATGAAAAGCAGTTCAAGATAAGAGTCCCCGAGCTATTGGCTAAGATAGACAGGATATGGAAGATATATGAGCCCATTGACAATATTCCCGAAGAACTGTTCCAGGAGCTGGAAAAGGAAAGGAAGAGGATTTTGGAGGCCAGAGAAAAATATGGTGATTACATAAGCCCGTTTGCATTAGAAAAATAA
- the cbiB gene encoding adenosylcobinamide-phosphate synthase CbiB, whose protein sequence is MDMTLPIALLIDLMFGEPPAIIHPVVGFGKVIEFFDNKYRRRSPYLDFLVGAISSLVVIGLAFILSHLPNFLPNPFNLILSIYLLKSSFAIRSLHDHVKRTITPDLEEKRRAVSMIVSRDTKSLDEPHLNSAAIESLSENINDSVIAPLFYYLIFGLPGAVVYRAVNTLDAMIGYRNEKYEYFGKFAARLDDLLNFVPARITVLLFLSLGGRKVIRYYRMAKYKINSDKPIAAMSAVLGVWLEKPNYYKFPGRRPENEDIKRALKVYWIIVVEFLLIVAIILYGG, encoded by the coding sequence ATGGACATGACCCTTCCAATAGCCCTCTTAATCGACCTAATGTTTGGAGAGCCTCCAGCCATAATCCACCCAGTTGTGGGATTCGGTAAAGTTATAGAGTTCTTCGATAATAAATATAGAAGAAGATCCCCTTATCTTGATTTTCTGGTTGGGGCTATTTCTTCTTTAGTTGTTATCGGATTGGCCTTTATCCTCTCCCACCTTCCCAACTTTCTTCCAAATCCTTTCAACTTAATTCTCTCAATATACCTCCTAAAGTCTTCCTTTGCAATAAGAAGCCTCCACGACCACGTAAAAAGAACAATAACTCCCGATCTAGAAGAGAAAAGAAGAGCGGTTTCAATGATAGTGAGCAGAGATACAAAGTCTCTTGACGAGCCTCACTTGAATTCTGCAGCAATAGAGAGCTTATCAGAGAACATAAACGATTCGGTGATAGCTCCTCTCTTCTACTACCTAATCTTTGGCCTCCCTGGGGCCGTTGTGTATAGGGCCGTAAACACGTTGGATGCCATGATAGGGTATAGGAACGAGAAGTACGAGTACTTTGGAAAGTTCGCGGCTAGGCTCGATGATCTCCTGAACTTCGTTCCAGCCCGAATAACGGTGCTTCTCTTCCTCTCCCTGGGTGGAAGAAAAGTTATCAGATACTATAGGATGGCAAAGTACAAGATAAATTCTGATAAACCAATAGCAGCCATGAGCGCCGTGCTCGGAGTTTGGCTCGAAAAGCCCAACTATTATAAGTTCCCTGGGAGAAGGCCAGAAAACGAAGACATAAAGAGGGCTCTAAAGGTGTACTGGATTATTGTGGTGGAATTCCTCCTGATTGTGGCCATCATACTTTATGGAGGGTAG
- a CDS encoding aminotransferase class I/II-fold pyridoxal phosphate-dependent enzyme, translated as MINQINFKTSHGGSREEGYIDFSASVNPYPPEWTDEMFERAKKISTFYPYYEKLEEELSDLIGEPITITAGITEALYLLGVWMRGRKVIIPKHTYGEYERISRMFGGRVIKGPNDPGKLAEFVERNSFVFFCNPNNPDGKFYREKEMKPLLDAIQDTNSILILDEAFIDFVKKPESPEGENIIRLRTFTKSYGLPGVRVGYVIGFVDAFRSVRMPWSIGSTGVAFLEFLLKDNFKHLRKTLPLIWKEKERIEKELKVKSDANFFIMKVREGIIEKLKENGILVRDCKSFGLPGYIRFSVRRREENDKLINILRKTLNT; from the coding sequence ATGATTAACCAAATAAACTTCAAAACCTCTCATGGAGGAAGCAGAGAAGAAGGCTACATAGACTTCTCGGCCTCTGTAAATCCTTATCCACCAGAATGGACTGATGAAATGTTTGAGAGGGCTAAAAAGATAAGCACCTTCTATCCTTACTATGAAAAGCTTGAGGAAGAACTCTCAGATCTAATTGGGGAGCCAATAACTATAACTGCAGGAATAACAGAGGCACTTTACCTGCTTGGAGTTTGGATGAGGGGTCGGAAAGTAATAATCCCGAAGCACACCTATGGGGAATACGAGAGGATCTCACGCATGTTCGGAGGTAGGGTGATCAAAGGTCCCAATGACCCAGGAAAGTTAGCAGAATTTGTTGAAAGAAATTCATTCGTGTTCTTCTGCAATCCAAACAATCCAGATGGAAAGTTCTACCGAGAAAAAGAGATGAAACCTCTTTTAGATGCCATTCAAGACACTAACTCAATTTTGATCTTGGATGAAGCCTTCATAGACTTTGTTAAGAAACCAGAAAGCCCAGAGGGAGAGAACATAATCAGGCTAAGGACTTTTACCAAAAGCTACGGGCTCCCAGGGGTAAGGGTTGGATATGTTATTGGATTTGTCGATGCTTTCAGGAGCGTTAGAATGCCATGGTCAATTGGCTCTACTGGGGTGGCCTTCTTAGAGTTCTTACTCAAAGATAACTTCAAACACTTAAGAAAAACCCTCCCCCTAATATGGAAAGAAAAGGAGAGGATTGAGAAAGAATTGAAAGTTAAAAGCGATGCAAATTTCTTCATTATGAAGGTCAGAGAAGGAATAATTGAAAAGCTAAAAGAGAATGGCATCCTTGTAAGGGATTGCAAGAGCTTTGGACTCCCTGGGTACATAAGGTTTTCAGTTAGAAGGAGAGAAGAGAATGACAAACTCATAAACATCCTTAGAAAAACACTTAATACTTAA
- the cobZ gene encoding alpha-ribazole phosphatase CobZ, protein MILKMLESRGITLERMVETALELYIGEKRDAIKEKVRELMLHYLEDINVQALLMAALMLEEKFNVEGDPVNLVADELIGIDIAEYIGGKMALFNFFYYDTKKPGILRELPPFLDDAIGGFIAGCMTLLFHIPQKNSNGGNL, encoded by the coding sequence ATGATATTAAAAATGTTAGAGTCAAGGGGCATAACTCTCGAAAGGATGGTTGAGACGGCCCTAGAGCTTTACATTGGGGAGAAGAGGGATGCCATAAAAGAAAAGGTAAGGGAATTGATGCTCCACTATCTAGAGGATATCAACGTTCAAGCTCTTCTAATGGCCGCATTAATGCTGGAGGAGAAGTTCAACGTTGAAGGAGATCCAGTGAACCTAGTTGCAGATGAGCTAATTGGGATTGATATAGCTGAATACATAGGAGGAAAAATGGCTCTCTTCAATTTCTTCTACTATGACACGAAGAAGCCTGGGATATTAAGGGAACTGCCTCCATTTCTGGACGATGCAATTGGAGGATTTATAGCTGGATGCATGACATTGCTTTTCCATATTCCGCAGAAAAATAGCAATGGTGGGAATCTATGA
- a CDS encoding valine--tRNA ligase, producing MLPKNYDPNEIEPKWQKYWLEEKIYKYKLEPDKPSYAIDTPPPFTSGTLHLGHVLSHTWIDIIARYKRMRGYNVLFPQGFDNHGLPTELKVEKEFGISKDQPEEFLKKCIEWTWQAIEKMRAQFIRIGYSADWDLEYHTMDDWYKAAVQKSLLDFYKKGLIYREEHPVYWCPRCRTSLAKAEVGYVEEEGYLYYIKLPLADGSGYIPIATTRPELMPACVAVFVHPDDERYKHLVGKKVKLPIYEREVPILADEDVDPNFGTGAVYNCTYGDEQDIVWQKRYNLPVIIAINEDGTMNENAGPYAGLKIEEARKKIAEDLEKMGLLYKKEKITHRVLRHTERSSCMAPIELLPKKQWFIKVREFTDDIVEVAKKINWYPEDMFLRLKDWAESMDWDWVISRQRVFGTPIPFWICKNGHIIPAREEDLPVDPRFDKPPVEKCPVCGAEIEPVTDVLDCWVDSSITPLIITKWHEAIKGDEEAKKWFEHNFPTALRPQGTDIIRTWAFYTIFRTYMLTGEKPWNDIVINGMVAGPDGRKMSKSYGNVVSPEEVIPKYGADALRLWTALAPPGEDHPFKWEIVDYNFRFLQKLWNIYRFAERHIKDFDYEKYKHIELEPLDRWILSRLHRIIKFATEELEKYRFNLITRELMTFIWHEVADDYIEMIKHRLYGEDEESKLKAKVALYELLYNIMLLLAPFVPHITEELYHHIFKEKIGEKSVHLLQWPEYREDRIDEEAEKIGELAREIVSAMRKYKNSHGMPLNAKLKHVAIYATDSYEMLKVIEKDIAGTMNIERLEIVKGEPQLEEKVVEIKPIYKRIGPRYGKLVPKIVKHLQENAEEIGRRIKEEGKVEFEVEGQKVVLEKEDIEIKKAVFSEGEEVETAVVRDATILFF from the coding sequence ATGCTACCTAAAAACTACGACCCGAACGAGATTGAACCCAAGTGGCAGAAGTATTGGCTCGAAGAAAAGATATACAAGTACAAGCTCGAACCCGACAAGCCCAGCTATGCAATAGACACTCCTCCACCATTCACAAGTGGAACTCTCCACCTGGGACACGTTCTAAGCCACACTTGGATTGACATAATAGCAAGGTACAAGAGAATGAGGGGATACAACGTCCTCTTCCCACAAGGATTCGACAACCATGGACTACCAACAGAGCTTAAGGTCGAGAAAGAGTTCGGTATTTCAAAAGACCAGCCAGAGGAATTTCTTAAGAAGTGTATAGAGTGGACATGGCAGGCAATAGAAAAGATGAGGGCACAGTTCATTAGAATAGGCTATTCAGCAGACTGGGATCTCGAGTACCACACCATGGACGACTGGTACAAGGCTGCAGTGCAGAAGTCTCTCCTAGACTTCTACAAGAAAGGGTTGATATACAGGGAAGAACACCCCGTCTACTGGTGTCCCAGGTGTAGGACAAGTTTAGCTAAGGCTGAAGTGGGTTATGTTGAGGAAGAAGGCTATCTTTATTACATAAAGCTTCCTCTTGCAGACGGCTCTGGCTACATTCCAATAGCCACAACAAGACCAGAATTGATGCCCGCCTGTGTGGCAGTCTTTGTCCATCCAGATGATGAAAGATACAAACACCTCGTAGGAAAAAAGGTCAAGCTCCCCATATATGAGAGAGAAGTTCCAATCTTGGCTGATGAAGACGTAGATCCCAACTTTGGAACTGGAGCAGTGTATAACTGTACTTATGGTGATGAGCAAGATATCGTATGGCAGAAGCGCTACAACTTGCCTGTGATCATAGCCATAAACGAAGATGGGACAATGAACGAGAATGCTGGACCATATGCAGGACTTAAGATAGAAGAGGCTAGAAAAAAGATTGCAGAAGATCTTGAAAAGATGGGATTACTCTACAAGAAGGAGAAGATCACTCACAGAGTACTAAGGCACACCGAGAGAAGCTCGTGTATGGCTCCAATCGAACTATTACCCAAGAAACAGTGGTTCATTAAGGTGAGAGAGTTCACTGATGATATTGTGGAGGTTGCTAAGAAGATAAATTGGTATCCAGAAGACATGTTCCTCAGGCTAAAGGACTGGGCCGAGAGCATGGACTGGGACTGGGTGATCAGCAGGCAGAGAGTATTTGGAACACCAATACCATTCTGGATTTGTAAGAATGGGCACATAATTCCAGCTAGAGAAGAAGACCTTCCCGTAGATCCCAGGTTCGATAAGCCACCTGTGGAGAAGTGTCCAGTCTGTGGGGCTGAGATAGAGCCAGTGACAGATGTTCTCGACTGTTGGGTTGACTCGAGCATAACTCCACTAATAATTACCAAATGGCACGAGGCAATAAAGGGAGATGAAGAAGCAAAGAAGTGGTTCGAGCACAACTTCCCAACTGCACTGAGGCCCCAGGGAACTGACATAATAAGAACATGGGCCTTCTACACGATATTCAGAACTTACATGTTGACAGGAGAAAAGCCATGGAATGATATCGTGATAAACGGAATGGTCGCAGGGCCCGATGGAAGAAAGATGAGCAAGAGTTACGGCAACGTTGTCTCTCCAGAAGAGGTTATACCCAAGTATGGAGCCGATGCGCTTAGGTTATGGACAGCGCTGGCCCCACCAGGAGAAGATCATCCATTCAAGTGGGAAATCGTAGATTACAACTTTAGATTCCTCCAAAAGCTCTGGAACATCTATCGCTTTGCCGAGAGGCACATAAAGGACTTTGATTATGAAAAGTACAAACATATTGAACTCGAACCCCTCGACAGGTGGATACTTTCAAGGCTTCACAGGATAATTAAGTTCGCCACAGAGGAGCTTGAGAAATACAGGTTCAACTTAATCACCAGGGAACTGATGACATTCATCTGGCATGAAGTTGCAGATGACTACATAGAGATGATAAAGCATAGACTTTACGGAGAGGATGAGGAGAGCAAGCTCAAGGCAAAAGTAGCTCTATACGAGTTACTTTACAACATAATGCTTCTCCTAGCACCCTTCGTTCCACATATAACTGAGGAACTCTACCATCACATATTCAAGGAGAAGATCGGCGAAAAGAGCGTCCACTTACTCCAATGGCCCGAGTATAGAGAAGACAGGATTGATGAAGAGGCAGAAAAGATAGGTGAACTGGCAAGGGAAATTGTAAGCGCAATGAGGAAGTACAAGAACTCCCACGGGATGCCATTGAATGCAAAGCTAAAGCACGTCGCAATTTACGCAACAGACAGCTACGAGATGCTAAAGGTTATAGAGAAGGACATAGCAGGAACAATGAACATCGAGAGGCTAGAAATAGTTAAGGGAGAACCACAGTTGGAGGAGAAAGTTGTCGAAATAAAACCAATCTATAAGAGAATTGGCCCCAGATACGGCAAGCTAGTTCCAAAGATTGTGAAGCACCTCCAAGAGAACGCTGAAGAGATAGGGAGGAGGATCAAGGAAGAAGGAAAGGTAGAGTTTGAAGTGGAGGGACAAAAAGTAGTGCTAGAAAAAGAAGACATAGAGATAAAGAAGGCAGTATTCAGCGAGGGCGAAGAGGTTGAAACTGCCGTTGTTAGAGATGCAACAATTCTCTTCTTCTGA
- the pheA gene encoding prephenate dehydratase, with product MKIYYLGPEGSYTEKAALKFAELTNLKITPAESIYSVFREVERGNYGVVPTENSIEGSVTLTLDLLLRFPVKIFGETSLEIKHALLGYDLSKIRVVLSHPQALAQCREFIQRMRWGVRETNSTAEAVKIVAESNDPTLAAIGSREAAEIYGLKVLAEDIQDYPNNKTRFILIGREDMENPLGDKTPQKGAIFLELENVPGALYRALGVFAKRGVNLTRIESRPSLKDLGYYIFYIDYEYTQEEDEILEELKQVSKFLKHLGKYYVV from the coding sequence ATGAAAATTTATTACCTTGGACCAGAAGGAAGCTATACAGAAAAAGCTGCGCTGAAGTTTGCAGAACTTACGAATCTAAAGATTACCCCAGCAGAGTCAATATACTCGGTTTTTAGAGAGGTCGAGAGAGGGAACTATGGAGTAGTCCCAACGGAAAACTCAATAGAGGGTTCAGTAACACTTACCTTAGACCTTTTGTTAAGATTTCCAGTCAAAATATTTGGAGAAACTAGCCTAGAGATCAAACACGCTCTTTTAGGTTATGATCTCTCCAAGATAAGAGTTGTACTTTCCCATCCTCAAGCCTTAGCCCAATGCAGGGAGTTCATTCAAAGGATGAGGTGGGGGGTTAGAGAAACCAACAGCACGGCAGAAGCGGTAAAGATAGTTGCAGAAAGTAATGATCCCACCCTAGCTGCAATAGGTTCAAGGGAAGCAGCAGAGATATATGGTCTAAAGGTTCTAGCAGAGGATATTCAAGATTATCCAAACAATAAGACACGATTTATACTTATTGGACGGGAAGATATGGAAAATCCATTGGGAGACAAAACACCTCAAAAAGGTGCAATATTCTTAGAGCTAGAAAATGTCCCAGGAGCACTGTATAGAGCCCTAGGAGTTTTTGCAAAAAGAGGAGTCAACTTAACGAGGATAGAATCCAGACCATCCCTCAAAGATCTGGGCTACTACATATTTTACATTGACTATGAATACACACAAGAAGAGGATGAAATACTTGAGGAATTGAAGCAAGTTTCCAAGTTCCTCAAGCACTTGGGAAAGTACTACGTAGTCTAA
- a CDS encoding winged helix-turn-helix domain-containing protein has translation MPNDLKKELRELKETLEYLKKSFEVISQLAQAYIRLLNVYAEYGDLGIDVVIPEIKHDPIARDIVKILFDLRRANVSQIARELKGRRGKASRNTVRKKLKELEKLGVVKEVPGERGSVYTLSREVVKKWLDLIGIPINLL, from the coding sequence ATGCCTAATGATCTTAAGAAAGAGCTCAGAGAACTTAAGGAAACTCTTGAATACCTGAAGAAGAGTTTTGAGGTAATTTCACAGTTGGCTCAAGCTTACATAAGGCTTCTAAACGTTTACGCCGAATATGGGGATTTGGGAATAGATGTTGTTATTCCTGAGATAAAGCATGACCCTATTGCTAGAGATATAGTGAAGATACTTTTTGACCTTAGGCGCGCTAACGTTAGTCAAATAGCTAGAGAGCTAAAGGGGAGAAGAGGCAAAGCTTCTCGCAACACTGTTAGGAAAAAGCTGAAGGAGTTAGAAAAGTTGGGAGTTGTTAAAGAGGTCCCAGGTGAGAGGGGGAGTGTATATACTCTTTCACGTGAAGTTGTGAAGAAGTGGTTAGATTTAATTGGCATTCCCATAAATCTGCTCTAA